A single genomic interval of Anopheles marshallii chromosome 2, idAnoMarsDA_429_01, whole genome shotgun sequence harbors:
- the LOC128718333 gene encoding uncharacterized protein LOC128718333 has protein sequence MYHAAKYWPLSDICMDRNSTILVHSCKPLYRLAVEAVTKSYANNPRCPKHRTAIEELALGTRLDLLAEMCDYPSLVEVQLEIVSDPLLVSDFIRHLSADLTPLVQCFQWLESVKKSVPIQLFRQYKKLTEEKFRTGSYSRLDYKCGLRIGTFLIETGWTVEAIGILRLAQQHTRFGTADELTVLRQLMRAQTLSGRLINASKTYGRMQRMLSSVIRLSKFTRGIPENESKLQSLHDLQIAVFHSFALYHFEALNFDLSYECGMQSLKRINKRSPPRLVIDVLRQLVRACLGHRMYFKASFILKLAIGLVVQQYGRESALYAETLEDLAILMLACNQVSESVEVYSEAQHIYIQLYGSRNLSISHAQGNLAYGLCLQAYVTGRRETAMLHVAKSVGNYKRILAPDHRMLIQVIRLRATMDLFTFSNSVDKGIEVILFNHKDIDPFSVRDISAKLQLIQLWDNNCKQHRIQTNKNKM, from the coding sequence ATGTATCATGCGGCCAAGTATTGGCCACTTTCTGACATTTGTATGGACCGAAATAGTACTATTTTGGTTCATAGCTGTAAGCCATTGTATCGTCTTGCAGTGGAAGCTGTCACAAAAAGCTATGCCAATAACCCACGATGCCCGAAACACAGAACTGCAATCGAGGAGTTGGCCCTGGGTACACGGTTAGACTTGCTAGCTGAAATGTGTGACTATCCTAGTTTGGTGGAAGTTCAGCTTGAGATTGTTTCCGATCCACTACTAGTTAGCGACTTTATCAGACACCTGTCTGCTGATCTAACTCCGCTGGTGCAATGTTTTCAATGGCttgaaagtgtaaaaaaatctgttccGATCCAGCTGTTTCGTCAGTATAAGAAACTAACTGAGGAGAAGTTCCGTACGGGAAGCTATTCCCGTCTAGATTACAAATGTGGCTTACGGATAGGAACATTCCTGATCGAAACTGGATGGACCGTGGAAGCGATCGGTATACTTCGACTCGCCCAACAACATACTCGCTTCGGTACGGCGGACGAACTTACTGTGCTGCGGCAGCTGATGCGAGCTCAAACACTTTCCGGGAGGCTGATCAACGCTAGCAAAACGTACGGACGTATGCAAAGGATGCTGAGCAGTGTGATACGGCTTTCGAAATTCACCCGTGGAATTCCCGAGAATGAAAGCAAACTACAGAGTTTGCATGATCTGCAGATAGCTGTTTTCCATTCGTTCGCGCTGTACCATTTTGAAGCTCTAAACTTTGATCTCAGCTACGAGTGTGGTATGCAATCGTTAAAAAGAATCAATAAACGATCTCCGCCACGCCTAGTTATTGATGTTCTTCGGCAGCTTGTTCGCGCTTGTTTAGGACACCGAATGTACTTCAAAGCTTCATTCATACTCAAACTAGCGATCGGTTTAGTTGTACAACAATACGGACGAGAAAGTGCACTGTATGCGGAAACATTGGAAGATCTGGCCATTCTGATGCTTGCCTGCAATCAGGTCAGTGAAAGTGTGGAAGTGTATTCGGAAGCTCAGCACATCTATATACAGTTGTACGGTTCTCGGAATTTGTCGATCTCGCATGCTCAGGGCAATCTAGCGTACGGGTTATGTCTGCAGGCGTACGTTACTGGGCGTCGCGAAACCGCAATGCTTCATGTTGCGAAATCTGTCGGAAACTATAAGCGCATCCTGGCGCCGGATCATCGTATGCTGATACAGGTTATTCGGTTACGTGCTACAATGGACTTGTTTACGTTCTCAAATAGCGTTGATAAGGGAATTGAGGTGATACTGTTTAACCATAAGGATATTGATCCGTTTTCAGTTAGGGATATCAGTGCTAAGTTACAGTTAATTCAATTATGGGACAATAATTGCAAACAGCAtagaatacaaacaaataaaaataaaatgtga